Part of the Methanobrevibacter olleyae genome is shown below.
AATATTCAACTACAAATTAGAGATATTTAACCCAAAAAAGAACACAGAAAAGATTAAAAAACTATTAAAAAGACTAAAAAACGAATTTTTAGAAAAAATAAACAATTGGGAAAAATATAAACCAATAAGGGGTAAAATAGAAGACTTCTTCAAATTATGCAAAGATGGACTCAACATGAGAGACATACACAAATATACACATGATTCAGTAAAAAGAACCGTATATTTAAATGTATTTTTAGCAGGGCTCATCACATTACAAGGCTACACTACAAAAACAGCCCTACAAAAGCTTGCAGAAATGTAAAAAATCTAGGACCCTAAAATATTTATATCTTCTCATTCACCAACATTAACTGCAAAAGCGAATTTAAACTCAATAAATATATTACAAAAATTTGATGACAATTGTGTTAATGCAAGTTTAAAAAATGTTATTAAAGAAAAAGAAAATATAGATTATCTTCATAAATTTTTAGATGTTACTAAGTCACAGTTATTATTTAGTAAACGGATTATATTTGTTGAAGGTATTTCAGAAGCCCTTTTAATGCCTGTTTTTGCAAAAAAATTAGGTTATAATCTAGATAAAAAAGGTATTGAAATTGTTATTGTTCAAGGATTAAGCTTTAGACATTTTGTTCCATTGTTTGAAAATAATGATCTATTTTTTAAAGGAGTGATAATTACAGATAATGATAAAAAATTTGTTGATGGTGAAGAATCAGAAACATTTGAAAAAATAGAAAGTTATGAAAAGGAAAATATTTTAGAAATCTATAATGCTGAAAAAACTTTTGAATATGAATTATTAATATGTAATGAAGATAATTCAATTATTCTTGAAACTTTTAAAAAAATTCACCCTATAATTTTTAAAGAAGTTTCTTCCTCAGATAAAAAGAAAATATTTGATATTATCAATGATAAAAGTATTAGGAAGGCCGATATTGCTTTAGAATTATCTAAAATATTAACAAATGATTCAGATTATGACATTCCTAATTATATTAAAGAAGCTTTAGATTTTATTTGCGGTGATTAAATGGATTGGACAGATAAACAAAAAGAATTTCTTGATTTAAATAAACAAGGAAAATTTGTTGTTAAAGCTTGTCCAGGTAGTGGAAAAACTACATGTGTTTGTGAAAGAATATTTAAGCTTCTTCAAGATTGGGATAAACATAATTCAGGGATAGCTGTTTTATCTTTTACTAATGTAGCAAAAAATGAAATTTTAAACAAAATAGAAAAAGAGGATAAATCCTTAAAATTAGGATATCCTCATTTTTTTGGGACTTTAGATAGTTTTTTAAATAAATTTATATTTTTACCATTTGGTCATTTAGTTATGGAGTGTTATCAACGTCCAGAATTAGTAGGAGCTCCATTTAATTATTGGTCTGGAAATAATGATTTTGATTATTTTTTTGATAAAATTACGTTTGATTCAAAAGGTAAAGTTGTGGATAAGAAAAAAACAAAATATTTTCCTAAAGAAAATTGGAAATGGAATCAAATTGTTCATATGAAACATGAATTAAAGAGAGAAGGACTTGCTACTCAAAAAGATGCTAATTATCATGCTATGGAAGTTCTGAAACAATACCCTAAGATTGCTAAAGCATTAACATTAAGATTTCCAACTGTAATAATTGATGAAGTACAAGATACAAGTGAAATTCAAATGAAAATTATGGATATATTAATTCAAAATGGGTTAAAAGATATTATATTAGTTGGAGATCCAGAACAAGGAATATATGAATGGAATACAGCTAACCCTAAATTAATGGAGGATAAATATAATCAATGGGAAGATTCTATAAAATTTGATATCAATTTTAGAAGTTCCCAAAAAATATGTAATTTTTTCTCAAATTTATCAGATTTAAATAATATTAAATCTAATGTTTCATTTAATGAAAATTTCTCTCCAAAAATTATTCCTCATAATTATAACTTTGAAGAAATTATAATCAATTTTATTAATGATTGTACAGATAAAGGAATAAATATTTCTAAAGATTCTGTTGCAGTTTTATTTAGAAGTAAAGATGAACCAAAAAAATTTAAAATAAAAGGTAATAGTTTCTCTATAAACGATATTTTTCGAAAAGATAGTTTTTTTAAGATATCCTATACGAGAAATATAATTTTAGCTAATTATTATTTATATAATGGTAATTATCTAAAAAGTTTTAAAGAATTTGAGAAAGCTTATATTAAATTAAAATATGGTGAAATAAGATTGATTAAAGAAAAAATTTTTCAAGAATCATTTAATAAAGGATTTTCTCACTATAGAAAGGAGATAAATAATTTTTCTAAAAGATTCCCCAAAATAAACGAAAATCAAAAGATAGATGAATGGATTTTGAATATTAATAATAATTTAAATGAAAATGAAAATGAACTTAATAGAATTACATTAAAAGAAAATAATAAATTCTTAAATAATTTAACATTTGATAATTTATTTGATGAAGATTATAATGATAAAAATGAATTAGATTATTATGTAGGTACTATTCATAGTGTTAAAGGAGAATCCTTTGATGCTGTTTTGTTAATTTTAAAACATGGTGGATTTCAAGATAAACATTATAAAACTCATTTTCAAGAGGATTCTAATTTAATGAGTAGTGAAGAATTAAGAATTGTTTATGTGGGTATGTCTAGGGCAAGAAAACTTTTACATGTTGCAGTTCCTTATGATTCGAAAGATTGCTGGGATAAAAAATTTTTAAAAAAATCATATCAATCTAAATTATTTTGATTTAAATAATTTAATTTCCTCAGAAAAATTAAAATATCCTGAAGATAAATATACTGATGAATTTATTGAAGAAATAAAATATTTAGGCTCAGTAGGATTTATAGAAGTGAAAAATTTTATGGGTAGTCCATTTCCTCATATAAGGCTAATATTTGATGGTAGTTTATATTATATAGAATTTATAGAAAATTATGATGAACTTTATGATATTATTATTGATTATATAAAAAATAATGAAAATTCAATGATAAATGCTTTGGATATTTCTAAAGAATTTAATATTCCATTTGTTTTCGTTGGAACCATATTTAAAGATTTAGAAAGAGATAATTTTATAAAAATTCAGAAAACACTAGGTGGTTTATACATTAGTAAAATTACTGAACGAGGTATTGATTTTTTCAATAATCATTAAAATTTAGGAATAATCCAAATATTAATTTTTACCATATTTTTTTTAAATCCTATGGAATATTTTTTAGTTAAATTTATATAACAAATTATTCCAATATAATATTAACCAAACACTGAGGTATAAAAAATGGCTGAAACAGTAGGTGAGAGATTAAAAAAATTAAGAAACGCAAACAATTTCACTCAAAACCAAATAGCAGAATATCTTGGATTTAAACAAGGTCAAATAGCTAAATTAGAAAACAATGAAAGAAAGTTAAAAGGCAGTTCTGTAATAAGACTATCAAATCTTTATAGATGCTCTCCAGAATATATTACATTAGGTATTGGAGAATATTCCAAAACTAATTTGGCATTTAGATCTGATAAGAAAAATCTATCATTGGAAGATATTTCAGATATGAATAGGATAATTAATAATTTAGAATTCTTATCAAGAATTACAAATAAATAAAAAATTGCTTCTTTTAAAAGATTAAATATTAATTAAAAGCAGGAGTAAATATGAATAAGGATTACTTAGAAATGAACGAACTGGCTTGTGGATTTAGAAGAGGATGGAAAATTGATATGAATGAATCAATCGACATATTCTCACTTGCTATAAATAAAATAAAAAACTTAACTATAGTTTTTAAGAAAATGGACAATGGTATAAGTGGAGCTTGTCTAAAATTAGATAAAGAAAATATAATGTTTGTAAATTCAATCCATAGGAAAGGAAGACAGGCTTTTACAATAGCTCATGAACTGTATCATTTAAAATATGATGATAATGATTTTAATATATGTGGAGTAGATAGTGATGATGAGATAGAAAAAAGAGCAGATCTTTTTGCATCATGTTTATTAATGCCACATGGAGCAATAGAAACTTATAAACTAAATAATAATATTAAAAAATGGAATCTTGATTTAATTATAGATGCTGAACAATATTTCCAAATATCACACCAATCACTACTTTGGAGACTTAGACATTTTTTAAATGAAATTAGTTATGATGAATACATCTCATATAAAGAAGATATAAGCTATAATGCATCTATTAGAGGTTATGATTTAAGTTTATACACACCATATTTAAATAAAGAATATTTTACCATAGGAAACTATATTAAATTAGTGGAATTAGCATATGAAAAAGATTTAATATCTAGAGGTAAAAAAGAAGAGTTATTCTTAGATGCTTTTCGTGAGGATATTGTTTATAAGTTTAGTGAAGATGAATCATTTTAAGTAGGGGATAAAATGAAGCCTGCTTTTTATGATACTGATTGTTTAAGTTGTTTTATTGTAATAAATGATACATCAATATTAGAAGAATTATTTGATTGCATTTATCTTCCTTATGAAGTTTATGATGAATTTAATAGGCCGAACACACAAAATCTTAAAAATAGGGTGGACAAACTAATTGAAAAAGCTTTTGTTAAGATATTAGATTTTGATACAGACAGTGAGGAATATTTTCACTTTATGGAATTATCTTCTGAATATTTTATAGATAAGCCTATAGGAAAAGGGGAAGCAGCAGTTATTGCATATGCTAAAAAGCATAATGGGATTGTAGCAAGTAACAATACAAGAGATGTAATGCCTTATGTAGAAAAATATAATTTAGAGAGAATTACTACAGGAGATATTTTAGTGATGGCTTTTGAAAATGGGATCATTACAGAAAAAGAAGGAAATGAGATTTGGTCTAGTATGTTAAAATGGAACAGGTGGCTATCAGAAAAAGATTTTACTAGTTATTTACATAAGAATAAATAATTATATTAATTTAATAAAAAAGGTAAGATAATATGCAAGTGGCAATAGCTAAAAACTTAGAAAATGGAGAAATACTAGAACTAGACGATTTAACCTTTCAATTTGTCTTATGGCTTAATGAAAATAAATACACAGAATTAGATTTAATTTATGCTAAATCTACTCTTAA
Proteins encoded:
- a CDS encoding helix-turn-helix domain-containing protein; this translates as MAETVGERLKKLRNANNFTQNQIAEYLGFKQGQIAKLENNERKLKGSSVIRLSNLYRCSPEYITLGIGEYSKTNLAFRSDKKNLSLEDISDMNRIINNLEFLSRITNK
- a CDS encoding ATP-dependent endonuclease gives rise to the protein MDYLHKFLDVTKSQLLFSKRIIFVEGISEALLMPVFAKKLGYNLDKKGIEIVIVQGLSFRHFVPLFENNDLFFKGVIITDNDKKFVDGEESETFEKIESYEKENILEIYNAEKTFEYELLICNEDNSIILETFKKIHPIIFKEVSSSDKKKIFDIINDKSIRKADIALELSKILTNDSDYDIPNYIKEALDFICGD
- a CDS encoding PIN domain-containing protein yields the protein MKPAFYDTDCLSCFIVINDTSILEELFDCIYLPYEVYDEFNRPNTQNLKNRVDKLIEKAFVKILDFDTDSEEYFHFMELSSEYFIDKPIGKGEAAVIAYAKKHNGIVASNNTRDVMPYVEKYNLERITTGDILVMAFENGIITEKEGNEIWSSMLKWNRWLSEKDFTSYLHKNK
- a CDS encoding ATP-dependent helicase — translated: MDWTDKQKEFLDLNKQGKFVVKACPGSGKTTCVCERIFKLLQDWDKHNSGIAVLSFTNVAKNEILNKIEKEDKSLKLGYPHFFGTLDSFLNKFIFLPFGHLVMECYQRPELVGAPFNYWSGNNDFDYFFDKITFDSKGKVVDKKKTKYFPKENWKWNQIVHMKHELKREGLATQKDANYHAMEVLKQYPKIAKALTLRFPTVIIDEVQDTSEIQMKIMDILIQNGLKDIILVGDPEQGIYEWNTANPKLMEDKYNQWEDSIKFDINFRSSQKICNFFSNLSDLNNIKSNVSFNENFSPKIIPHNYNFEEIIINFINDCTDKGINISKDSVAVLFRSKDEPKKFKIKGNSFSINDIFRKDSFFKISYTRNIILANYYLYNGNYLKSFKEFEKAYIKLKYGEIRLIKEKIFQESFNKGFSHYRKEINNFSKRFPKINENQKIDEWILNINNNLNENENELNRITLKENNKFLNNLTFDNLFDEDYNDKNELDYYVGTIHSVKGESFDAVLLILKHGGFQDKHYKTHFQEDSNLMSSEELRIVYVGMSRARKLLHVAVPYDSKDCWDKKFLKKSYQSKLF
- a CDS encoding ImmA/IrrE family metallo-endopeptidase, producing the protein MNKDYLEMNELACGFRRGWKIDMNESIDIFSLAINKIKNLTIVFKKMDNGISGACLKLDKENIMFVNSIHRKGRQAFTIAHELYHLKYDDNDFNICGVDSDDEIEKRADLFASCLLMPHGAIETYKLNNNIKKWNLDLIIDAEQYFQISHQSLLWRLRHFLNEISYDEYISYKEDISYNASIRGYDLSLYTPYLNKEYFTIGNYIKLVELAYEKDLISRGKKEELFLDAFREDIVYKFSEDESF